The following are encoded together in the Bradyrhizobium algeriense genome:
- a CDS encoding alpha/beta hydrolase, translating into MIVRHLLQDEAITSRRAFLRGIASSASVLALGGCASLGATGARYDAASLSVEPTLLVATTRKPVNGGRTKPWFGPERATRMTVGRAKLVPPDESRFSLAAAGIGDWRLDGVEPVSGEVSDLLASGGGDVLIYVHGFKQTFETAALDAAHLADGIKFRGQTMVFSWPSKAGLFDYAYDRDSAMWSRDGFERVLQSAVTAPGVGRVHIVAHSMGTMLTLESLRQLYARNGDSVTDKIGAVVFASPDIDMDVFSSAVVRIGPLGRKITVVAATNDRALALSGRLAGGMTRVGAAEKAAIEQLGVRVIDASEAGWGIINHDLFLSNAEVRRVIRRSIDTSAA; encoded by the coding sequence GTGATCGTTCGACATTTGCTGCAAGACGAGGCTATTACGTCCCGCCGCGCGTTCCTGCGCGGGATTGCGTCCTCAGCCAGCGTGCTCGCGCTCGGCGGTTGCGCCAGCTTGGGCGCGACGGGCGCGCGTTACGATGCTGCGTCGCTCTCGGTGGAGCCGACATTGCTCGTTGCAACCACGCGCAAGCCGGTGAACGGCGGGCGGACGAAACCCTGGTTCGGGCCGGAGCGCGCGACAAGGATGACCGTCGGCCGGGCGAAGCTGGTGCCGCCTGACGAGAGCCGCTTCTCGCTCGCCGCAGCCGGTATTGGCGATTGGCGTCTCGACGGGGTCGAGCCGGTGTCGGGAGAGGTCAGCGATCTTCTCGCCAGCGGCGGAGGCGACGTCCTGATTTACGTGCACGGTTTCAAGCAGACATTTGAGACAGCGGCGCTCGATGCCGCACATCTTGCCGATGGCATCAAATTCCGCGGCCAGACGATGGTCTTCTCCTGGCCGTCCAAGGCGGGATTGTTCGACTACGCCTATGACCGTGACAGCGCGATGTGGTCGCGCGATGGCTTCGAACGCGTGCTCCAATCCGCCGTCACGGCTCCCGGCGTCGGCCGTGTTCACATCGTCGCGCACAGTATGGGCACCATGCTGACGCTCGAAAGCCTGCGCCAGCTCTATGCGCGAAATGGCGACAGCGTTACGGACAAGATCGGGGCCGTGGTGTTTGCCTCACCTGACATCGATATGGACGTGTTCTCGTCGGCGGTTGTCCGCATCGGTCCGCTCGGCCGCAAGATCACCGTCGTCGCCGCGACGAACGACCGCGCTCTGGCGCTGTCGGGACGACTGGCTGGCGGGATGACACGGGTCGGCGCCGCCGAGAAAGCCGCCATCGAGCAACTCGGGGTGCGCGTCATCGATGCCTCCGAGGCCGGCTGGGGCATCATCAACCACGATTTGTTCCTGTCCAATGCGGAAGTGCGGCGGGTGATACGCCGTTCGATCGACACCTCAGCCGCGTAA
- a CDS encoding nuclear transport factor 2 family protein, with protein sequence MANNRSEIEHQAAIERTRLVVSRYASAWLAGDHAALAACYHDDFTLHYFGRNPLAGDHAGKATALGILAEVTRRTNRKLLAIVDVMAGPERGALLVRERFERDGRTAEVERLLVYAVRDGLLSECWVYDQDQAQADAFLT encoded by the coding sequence ATGGCAAATAACCGGTCCGAAATCGAGCACCAGGCCGCGATTGAGCGCACACGACTGGTCGTCAGCCGCTACGCGAGCGCATGGCTCGCTGGCGACCACGCAGCGCTTGCCGCCTGTTATCATGACGACTTCACGCTGCATTATTTCGGCCGCAACCCGCTGGCTGGCGACCACGCCGGCAAGGCCACAGCGCTCGGCATCCTGGCCGAGGTGACAAGGCGGACCAATCGCAAACTGCTTGCCATCGTCGATGTCATGGCCGGGCCTGAGCGTGGTGCGCTGCTGGTTCGCGAGCGTTTCGAGCGCGACGGCAGGACGGCCGAAGTCGAGCGCCTGCTGGTCTATGCCGTGCGCGACGGACTGCTGTCCGAATGCTGGGTCTACGATCAGGACCAGGCGCAGGCCGACGCCTTCCTGACGTGA
- a CDS encoding AraC family transcriptional regulator: protein MTAAKLIGWGARVLYLGPAFGLTPHRNATAVLAVGLEEPLEVADDPADRTAHYRAARSVLILPNSLHHLRIERGRMAFLYVDPLGRDLKALIARMTNATPRAAFDLREESGVIEIMTGLAESRIAPQEGRALLGELLGVGTRGKTSARIAAALRHMRDEPQRAHRLTTLAARASLSPSRFLHLFKAETGVPLRRYRIWNRMGAALRASGEGASLTEAAHAAGFASSAHFSSAFRDMFGMTPSDLARALSPGGPSVTGL, encoded by the coding sequence ATGACGGCAGCGAAACTGATCGGGTGGGGCGCACGGGTGCTGTATCTGGGCCCGGCCTTCGGGCTGACGCCGCACCGGAATGCGACCGCCGTCCTTGCCGTCGGCCTCGAAGAGCCGCTCGAAGTCGCTGACGATCCGGCGGATCGCACGGCGCATTATCGCGCAGCCCGCAGCGTGCTGATCCTGCCCAACAGCCTGCATCATTTGCGCATCGAACGGGGCCGGATGGCATTCCTCTATGTCGATCCGTTGGGGCGCGACCTCAAGGCGTTGATCGCGCGGATGACGAACGCAACGCCGCGGGCTGCCTTCGACCTCAGGGAAGAGTCCGGCGTGATCGAAATCATGACCGGTCTGGCCGAAAGCCGGATCGCGCCGCAGGAGGGACGCGCATTGCTCGGCGAACTGCTGGGTGTGGGGACGCGCGGGAAAACCAGCGCGCGCATCGCTGCAGCCCTACGGCATATGCGGGATGAACCGCAGCGCGCCCATCGGCTGACGACCCTGGCGGCGCGGGCGAGCCTGTCGCCATCGCGGTTTTTGCACCTGTTCAAGGCGGAGACCGGGGTGCCGCTGCGGCGCTACCGCATCTGGAACCGGATGGGCGCGGCGCTTCGCGCCAGCGGCGAGGGCGCCTCGCTTACGGAAGCGGCCCACGCCGCCGGCTTTGCCAGCTCGGCGCATTTTTCCAGCGCTTTTCGCGACATGTTCGGCATGACGCCGTCGGATTTGGCGAGGGCGCTGAGCCCGGGGGGCCCAAGTGTGACCGGGCTGTGA
- a CDS encoding DUF4411 family protein, which translates to MKKYCFDTSGISNPLESMPEDIHESLWTGFKAKVLESGIVAVTQEIFTEMEHIPGSVGQCIKDNKDNILLEVGEDWDWGTYIDHCNNMEDQHKDSISEFIGGTKKTVGLTDISIIALAKTLKLPVVSMESPVTSQSKKLHIPDVCKLQSVDHLTFSEFCRKEGLKF; encoded by the coding sequence ATGAAGAAGTATTGCTTCGACACCTCAGGCATTTCTAATCCCTTGGAGTCGATGCCCGAAGACATACACGAATCTCTGTGGACAGGATTCAAGGCAAAAGTGCTGGAGAGCGGAATCGTCGCTGTCACGCAAGAGATATTCACGGAGATGGAGCACATTCCCGGCTCGGTTGGCCAATGCATCAAGGATAATAAGGACAACATCCTCTTGGAAGTCGGAGAGGATTGGGATTGGGGAACCTACATCGACCACTGCAACAATATGGAAGATCAGCACAAGGATTCAATTTCGGAGTTCATCGGAGGCACGAAGAAGACAGTTGGCTTGACTGACATTTCAATCATAGCGTTAGCAAAGACACTAAAGCTCCCAGTGGTCAGCATGGAGTCGCCAGTAACGAGTCAATCCAAGAAACTGCACATTCCGGATGTGTGCAAGCTTCAGTCGGTTGACCATCTGACATTTAGCGAGTTTTGCCGGAAAGAAGGTCTAAAGTTCTAA
- a CDS encoding VOC family protein gives MPTVDWAVTWDHVHLRSPDPEATAAWLEDILGGEIIRGPGRIDVKLGGANVFIAPVTAGDGVNTPPVTPYQGLDHFGLTVKNIDAVAAEIKAKGVEFTKEPTTIRPGVRICFIRGPQGISIELLERDKKYA, from the coding sequence ATGCCGACCGTCGATTGGGCAGTTACTTGGGATCATGTTCATCTGCGCAGCCCGGATCCCGAAGCGACCGCGGCCTGGCTGGAAGACATCCTGGGCGGCGAGATCATCCGTGGTCCCGGGCGGATCGACGTCAAGCTCGGCGGCGCCAATGTGTTCATCGCACCCGTCACCGCCGGCGACGGCGTCAACACCCCGCCGGTGACGCCCTATCAGGGTCTCGACCATTTCGGCCTGACCGTGAAAAACATCGACGCGGTCGCCGCCGAGATCAAGGCCAAGGGCGTCGAGTTCACGAAGGAGCCGACCACCATCCGGCCCGGCGTACGCATCTGCTTCATCCGCGGGCCGCAGGGCATTTCGATCGAGCTGCTGGAGCGCGACAAGAAATACGCGTGA
- a CDS encoding cupin domain-containing protein: MSDPQRREFLAAAGIASLAALGGAQPAAGGDPSFMNNVPDPTLAGKDLPTFKFALEKSDGKVIGNSYGKEATVAQLPISKGIAGVSMRLEPGAMRELHWHATAAEWAFVLEGRVRTTVVDPGGLAETNDFDPGDVWYFPRGHGHMLQCLGDKPCHFILIFDNGYFSEFGTFSITDWVGHTPPALLAKNFGLPEAAFATFPKEEVYFARGNLPPAEPSKPLQGWKLPPQTHKYRLLAQPPHATYRGGREWRVDSLSFPIAKTITGVVLDLDPGALRTLHWHPNADEWQYVVEGEVSVTLFGSHGRYRVERLQKGDVGYIPQGYGHSIENVGSGPARILIGFNAGIYETIDLSQWIAANPKDVLATNFGQPAEVFGKFPDRDVFIAGKDGA, encoded by the coding sequence ATGTCCGATCCGCAACGTCGGGAGTTTCTGGCCGCCGCAGGCATTGCCTCGCTGGCAGCGCTGGGCGGAGCGCAGCCGGCCGCCGGCGGCGACCCGAGCTTCATGAACAATGTTCCGGACCCAACGCTCGCGGGCAAGGATCTGCCGACCTTCAAATTCGCGCTGGAGAAGTCGGACGGCAAGGTCATCGGCAACAGTTACGGCAAGGAGGCGACCGTTGCGCAATTGCCGATCTCCAAGGGGATCGCCGGCGTCTCGATGCGGCTTGAGCCCGGCGCGATGCGCGAGCTGCATTGGCACGCCACCGCGGCGGAATGGGCGTTCGTTCTCGAGGGCCGCGTCCGCACCACCGTCGTTGACCCAGGTGGCCTCGCCGAGACCAACGATTTCGATCCCGGCGACGTCTGGTACTTCCCGCGCGGCCATGGCCACATGCTGCAATGCCTCGGCGACAAGCCCTGTCACTTCATCCTGATCTTCGACAACGGCTACTTCTCCGAATTCGGCACCTTCAGCATCACCGATTGGGTCGGACATACGCCGCCGGCGCTGCTGGCGAAGAATTTCGGCCTGCCCGAAGCAGCGTTCGCAACGTTTCCGAAGGAGGAAGTGTATTTTGCGCGCGGCAATCTGCCGCCTGCCGAGCCGTCGAAGCCGCTGCAGGGCTGGAAGCTGCCGCCGCAGACCCATAAATACCGCCTGCTGGCGCAGCCGCCGCATGCGACCTATCGGGGCGGCCGCGAGTGGCGCGTCGATTCCTTGAGCTTCCCGATTGCGAAGACGATCACGGGCGTCGTACTCGATCTCGATCCCGGCGCGCTGCGGACGCTGCACTGGCATCCGAACGCCGACGAGTGGCAGTACGTCGTCGAGGGTGAGGTGAGCGTCACTCTGTTCGGCTCGCACGGCCGCTACCGGGTCGAGCGATTGCAGAAGGGCGACGTCGGCTACATCCCGCAGGGCTATGGTCACTCGATCGAGAATGTCGGCAGCGGACCGGCGCGCATCCTGATCGGATTCAATGCCGGCATCTACGAGACCATCGACCTGTCGCAATGGATCGCGGCAAATCCAAAGGATGTGCTCGCCACGAATTTTGGCCAGCCGGCGGAAGTGTTCGGAAAATTCCCGGATCGCGACGTGTTCATCGCCGGCAAGGATGGCGCCTGA
- the fabA gene encoding bifunctional 3-hydroxydecanoyl-ACP dehydratase/trans-2-decenoyl-ACP isomerase, whose amino-acid sequence MSNPRDFHAPQSSYTKEDLLRSSEGGYFGPGNAQLPAPPMLMMDRITEISLDGGEFGKGHVIAELDITPSLWFFDCHFPSDPVMPGCLGLDAMWQIVGYWLGWSGSPGKGRAVGVGEVKFRGHITPDVKRVRYEVNMRLVRRGKLAVGIADGSVFADDACVYLAKDMRVGLIAPAI is encoded by the coding sequence TTGTCCAACCCTCGCGACTTTCACGCGCCGCAATCGTCCTACACCAAGGAAGATCTGCTCAGATCGAGCGAAGGCGGTTATTTCGGCCCGGGCAATGCCCAGCTGCCGGCACCGCCCATGCTGATGATGGACCGTATCACCGAGATCAGCCTGGACGGCGGCGAATTCGGCAAGGGCCACGTTATCGCCGAGCTGGATATCACGCCTAGCCTCTGGTTTTTCGACTGCCACTTTCCCAGCGATCCCGTGATGCCGGGATGTCTGGGTCTGGACGCCATGTGGCAGATCGTCGGCTATTGGCTTGGCTGGTCGGGCTCACCGGGCAAGGGCCGCGCCGTCGGCGTCGGCGAGGTCAAGTTCCGGGGGCATATAACGCCAGACGTCAAGCGCGTGCGCTACGAAGTCAACATGCGCCTCGTAAGGCGTGGCAAGCTGGCTGTTGGCATTGCTGACGGCAGCGTGTTTGCCGACGACGCATGCGTGTATCTCGCCAAGGATATGAGGGTCGGACTGATCGCACCTGCAATCTGA
- a CDS encoding DMT family transporter has translation MGDSHPKRASAATELALLLALATLWGASYTFIRIGVATIPPITLIACRTLIAGLLLLAIMRWRGVSMPVDATTWRRFLFQTCLNSVIPWTMVAWGSRTLDAGVATILNSTAPIFTFFLTLAITRHEAVTSRKLLGVLAGMAGICLIVGMQALAGFGEELTAQLAMVLAAIAYAGAAILGRGFRDLDPIVPAAGSLLCGAAILIPVSLVLERPWTLQPSAGSMLALLALAVFSTALAFVIYFRLIRTLGSIGATAQAYLRVPIGVAVGVVFLGEQLSSTAWIGLACVVVGVAAMTIPARKTRPIGEAA, from the coding sequence ATGGGCGATAGCCATCCCAAGCGCGCCAGCGCGGCGACCGAACTGGCGCTGCTGCTTGCGCTCGCGACGCTGTGGGGGGCGTCCTATACCTTCATCCGGATCGGCGTTGCGACCATCCCGCCGATCACCCTGATCGCGTGCCGTACGCTGATTGCCGGATTGCTGTTGCTGGCCATCATGCGCTGGCGCGGCGTGAGCATGCCCGTCGATGCCACGACCTGGCGGCGCTTCCTGTTCCAGACCTGCCTCAACAGCGTCATCCCATGGACGATGGTTGCCTGGGGATCGCGGACGCTGGATGCGGGGGTGGCAACCATCCTCAACTCCACGGCGCCGATATTCACGTTTTTCCTGACGCTCGCCATCACGCGCCATGAGGCGGTGACGTCACGGAAGCTGCTCGGCGTCCTCGCCGGGATGGCCGGCATCTGCCTGATCGTCGGGATGCAGGCGCTGGCCGGCTTCGGCGAGGAACTGACGGCCCAGCTCGCGATGGTGCTTGCCGCCATCGCTTACGCAGGCGCCGCCATCCTCGGCCGGGGGTTCAGGGATCTCGATCCGATTGTGCCCGCGGCGGGATCGTTGCTGTGCGGCGCGGCGATCCTGATTCCGGTGAGCCTGGTACTGGAGCGGCCGTGGACGCTGCAGCCGTCGGCCGGTTCGATGCTGGCGCTGCTCGCGCTCGCGGTGTTTTCCACCGCGCTCGCCTTCGTGATCTATTTCCGCCTGATCCGGACCCTGGGATCGATCGGCGCCACGGCGCAGGCCTATCTGCGCGTGCCGATCGGCGTCGCGGTCGGCGTGGTTTTCCTCGGCGAGCAGTTGAGTTCGACCGCCTGGATCGGGCTCGCCTGTGTCGTCGTCGGCGTCGCCGCGATGACAATTCCGGCGCGGAAGACGAGACCGATCGGGGAGGCTGCCTGA
- a CDS encoding PAS domain S-box protein, with protein MTAETPPNSLPPRSFSLSIGQLTFGSFMLVLAVIIITSTASVIAIRHIDSTFAELQRLQSVGDLAQDIDRRMNELRLAARDFVTDPGTQSVQVGEAATALGDVLKKTRLELAPEQQDMIDGVTERLTTYRNGIERISALINRRAEMIVALPPLREKFDAAIADTPDPHIASALFQAQSRIASALLARNPSAAENAAEGMRSMTITEPKLRAAVDGYADVIIGISRREGQISDIDKEVLGAEGRLIQRVTELLREVSERRGRVLSRDFARTLAEAKWQSIVLGTAGVLIGIFASLLVVRRTVRPLGAIATSIRAVAGGEKNASIPATDVDNEIGDIARAAEVFRQTLVDADAAREAAVRALAEQRLAEESYRKLFESSVDGIYVTTPGGTLLNANPALARMMGYATPQDLINGIGDIAGTVYVHPEARAEYERLMQRDGMVREYEYQVRTRNGLVLWLSDSASAVHNEAGVIVRYEGTVRDITDQKRAEDAIAEGRRLLQMVIDTVPAVINVKDKELRYVLMNRYMAGIFGVEPGDAIGRTTADLMSRYGAAKTDEPDKRVLAAGKELGFYEEEYKDASGHMRQWLVNKLPILDAAGEIENIVTVALDIGERKRVESEMRKAKDSAEGALRNLRETQNSLIEAEKLAALGRLVAGVAHEVNNPVGISLTVASALERKTSNFTAEVARGELRRSSLNDFLETSRDASSQLVANLNRAAELIQSFKQVAADRNYSDQRSFDLGDLTEQVVMSLRPGLRKHNLTLNVECQPNLMMNSYPGPYGQVLTNLFLNSVAHAFPDGKPGTVDIQVRESGKDNVEIIFSDNGIGMSLDVRRRAFDPFFTTRRDQGGTGLGLHIVYSIVTTRLGGRLDLDSQPGGGTRIQMILPRTAPLEQAAE; from the coding sequence ATGACCGCTGAAACGCCGCCGAATTCGCTGCCGCCGCGATCGTTCTCGCTTTCGATCGGCCAACTGACATTCGGCAGTTTCATGCTGGTGCTGGCGGTGATTATCATCACCTCGACCGCCAGTGTCATCGCCATCCGCCACATCGATTCGACCTTTGCCGAGCTGCAGCGGCTGCAGAGCGTCGGCGACCTCGCCCAGGACATCGACCGCCGCATGAACGAATTGCGGCTCGCCGCGCGGGATTTCGTTACCGACCCCGGCACGCAGTCGGTCCAGGTCGGCGAAGCCGCGACCGCGCTCGGCGACGTCTTGAAGAAGACGCGGCTGGAGCTCGCCCCCGAGCAGCAGGACATGATCGACGGCGTCACCGAGCGCCTGACGACCTATCGAAACGGCATCGAGCGCATTTCCGCGCTGATCAATCGCCGCGCCGAAATGATCGTGGCCCTGCCGCCCCTGCGGGAGAAGTTCGATGCCGCGATCGCCGACACGCCCGATCCTCACATTGCATCGGCATTGTTTCAGGCCCAGAGCCGGATCGCCTCGGCGCTGCTGGCGCGTAATCCATCCGCTGCCGAAAATGCCGCAGAGGGCATGCGCTCGATGACCATTACGGAGCCGAAGCTTCGCGCGGCTGTTGATGGTTATGCCGACGTGATTATCGGCATATCGAGGCGCGAAGGGCAGATATCAGACATCGACAAGGAAGTGCTGGGCGCAGAGGGCCGCCTGATCCAGCGCGTCACGGAATTGCTGCGCGAGGTCAGTGAGCGGCGGGGTCGCGTCCTCTCGCGTGATTTTGCCAGGACGCTGGCGGAAGCGAAGTGGCAGAGCATCGTGCTTGGCACCGCCGGCGTGCTGATCGGGATATTCGCGTCATTGCTGGTGGTTCGCCGCACCGTGCGTCCGCTTGGCGCGATCGCAACCTCGATCCGCGCGGTGGCCGGCGGCGAAAAGAACGCCTCGATCCCGGCGACGGATGTAGACAACGAGATCGGTGACATTGCCCGCGCGGCCGAAGTATTCCGGCAAACGCTGGTCGACGCAGACGCGGCGCGCGAGGCGGCGGTGCGCGCGCTCGCCGAACAGCGGCTTGCCGAGGAAAGTTACCGCAAGCTGTTCGAGTCCTCGGTCGACGGAATTTATGTCACGACGCCCGGCGGCACGCTGCTGAACGCCAACCCGGCGCTGGCGCGGATGATGGGCTATGCCACGCCGCAGGATCTGATCAACGGCATCGGCGACATCGCGGGTACGGTCTATGTCCATCCGGAGGCGCGGGCGGAATACGAGCGGCTGATGCAGCGCGACGGCATGGTCCGTGAATACGAGTACCAGGTTCGCACGCGCAACGGCTTGGTGCTCTGGCTCTCCGACAGCGCCAGCGCCGTGCACAACGAGGCCGGCGTCATCGTCCGCTACGAGGGAACGGTGCGCGACATTACCGACCAGAAGCGGGCCGAGGACGCGATCGCCGAAGGCCGCCGCCTGCTGCAAATGGTGATCGACACCGTGCCGGCGGTCATCAACGTCAAGGACAAGGAACTCCGCTATGTCCTGATGAACCGCTATATGGCCGGCATTTTCGGGGTCGAACCGGGGGATGCAATCGGCCGCACCACCGCCGACCTGATGTCGCGCTACGGCGCCGCAAAGACCGACGAGCCCGACAAGCGGGTGCTGGCGGCCGGCAAGGAGCTCGGCTTTTACGAGGAGGAATACAAGGATGCGTCCGGCCATATGCGGCAATGGCTGGTCAACAAGCTGCCGATCCTCGATGCGGCCGGCGAGATCGAGAACATCGTCACCGTCGCGCTCGACATCGGCGAGCGCAAGCGCGTCGAATCCGAGATGCGCAAGGCCAAGGACTCGGCGGAGGGGGCACTGCGGAACTTGCGCGAGACGCAGAATTCGCTGATCGAGGCGGAAAAGCTCGCGGCGTTGGGCCGGCTGGTGGCGGGCGTAGCCCACGAGGTCAACAACCCCGTCGGCATCAGCCTGACGGTTGCGTCCGCGCTGGAGCGCAAGACGTCGAACTTTACCGCGGAGGTCGCCCGCGGCGAACTGCGGCGCTCCAGCCTGAACGATTTTCTCGAGACCAGCCGCGATGCATCATCACAGCTCGTCGCCAACCTCAACCGCGCCGCCGAGCTGATCCAGTCGTTCAAGCAGGTCGCCGCCGACCGCAACTATTCCGACCAGCGCTCTTTCGACCTCGGCGATCTCACCGAGCAGGTGGTGATGAGCCTGCGGCCGGGCCTGCGCAAACACAATCTGACGCTCAATGTCGAGTGCCAGCCCAACCTGATGATGAACAGCTACCCTGGTCCCTACGGACAGGTGCTCACCAACCTGTTCCTCAATTCGGTGGCGCATGCGTTCCCGGACGGCAAGCCCGGCACGGTCGATATCCAGGTGCGCGAGTCCGGCAAGGACAATGTCGAGATCATCTTTTCGGACAACGGCATCGGCATGAGCCTCGACGTCCGCCGCCGCGCCTTCGATCCGTTTTTCACCACGCGGCGCGACCAGGGCGGCACCGGGCTCGGCCTGCACATCGTCTACAGCATTGTGACGACGCGATTGGGCGGCCGGCTTGATCTCGATTCCCAGCCGGGCGGCGGCACGCGCATCCAGATGATCCTGCCGCGCACCGCGCCGCTGGAACAGGCGGCGGAATAG
- a CDS encoding GrlR family regulatory protein: MKNGLYSIHVTLLDGRIGKGSGVILFRDGQILGGDAYLFYTGSYTVKGDTFKGEVLVQRHTTPRDNDNPLFGGPNPVGIGVSGTFTDTRGSMNGTALVGKASQIFGATLHKLADIN; the protein is encoded by the coding sequence ATGAAGAACGGGCTCTATTCGATCCACGTCACCCTGCTGGATGGGCGCATCGGCAAGGGCAGTGGCGTCATTCTGTTCCGGGACGGCCAGATCCTCGGTGGCGACGCCTATCTGTTTTATACCGGCAGCTACACCGTCAAGGGCGATACCTTCAAGGGCGAGGTCCTGGTGCAGCGCCACACCACCCCGCGCGACAATGACAATCCGCTGTTCGGCGGACCTAATCCCGTCGGCATCGGCGTATCCGGAACTTTCACCGACACCCGCGGCAGCATGAATGGAACCGCGCTGGTCGGCAAAGCGAGCCAGATCTTCGGCGCCACACTGCACAAGCTGGCTGACATCAATTAG